The following are encoded in a window of Planctomycetia bacterium genomic DNA:
- the trmB gene encoding tRNA (guanosine(46)-N7)-methyltransferase TrmB, with translation QPWDAKGLFGRSAPLEVEVGSGKGLFLVAAAAAKPEVNFLGIELAKKYAEHAAARVLRRGHGGNVRVVSGDALRVFRELLPPSSLDAVHVYFPDPWWKARHKKRRVMNEAFARDIERTLKPGGTLHFWSDVEEYYQSTLELLAAASGLQGPFDVTERAAEHDLDYRTHFERRMRLHEKPVYRAEYRRREE, from the coding sequence CCCAGCCTTGGGACGCGAAAGGGTTGTTCGGTCGCAGCGCGCCCCTGGAGGTCGAGGTCGGTTCCGGCAAAGGATTGTTCCTCGTGGCCGCTGCGGCCGCCAAGCCGGAAGTGAACTTTCTGGGCATCGAGCTGGCCAAGAAGTACGCCGAGCACGCGGCGGCACGCGTCTTGCGCCGCGGACACGGCGGCAACGTGCGGGTTGTTTCGGGCGACGCCTTGCGTGTGTTCCGAGAACTGCTGCCGCCCAGTTCACTCGACGCAGTGCATGTCTACTTCCCTGATCCCTGGTGGAAAGCTCGACATAAGAAACGCCGCGTGATGAACGAGGCCTTTGCGCGGGACATCGAACGCACGCTCAAGCCGGGCGGTACGCTGCATTTCTGGAGCGACGTCGAAGAATACTATCAATCGACGCTGGAACTGCTTGCGGCAGCCAGCGGGTTGCAAGGACCATTCGACGTCACGGAACGCGCGGCGGAGCACGATCTCGACTACCGCACCCATTTCGAGCGGCGTATGCGATTGCACGAAAAGCCGGTCTATCGGGCTGAGTACCGACGCCGTGAGGAGTGA
- a CDS encoding riboflavin synthase → MFTGLVEALVEVADVIDAPPGKRLTLRCGALAAEAAIGESIAINGCCLTVVAREDAQLTFEAGPETLAKTNLGRLQPGSLVNVERSLCLGDRLGGHLVTGHVDDVGVLESRRDEGDWSTCWFRFPEALSGQLVSKGSITIDGVSLTVVNVEAERFSVALIPHTLGVTTLGRLVPGDVVNLETDLIGKYVEKQFALREPRHTSL, encoded by the coding sequence ATGTTCACAGGACTCGTCGAAGCGCTGGTCGAAGTCGCGGACGTGATCGACGCGCCGCCCGGCAAACGCCTGACGCTCCGTTGCGGCGCATTGGCAGCGGAGGCGGCGATCGGCGAGAGCATCGCCATCAACGGTTGTTGCTTGACCGTCGTCGCGCGCGAGGACGCTCAACTCACATTTGAAGCGGGGCCCGAGACGCTCGCGAAGACCAATCTTGGTCGGTTGCAGCCCGGATCGCTCGTGAATGTCGAGCGGTCGTTGTGCTTGGGAGACCGGCTTGGCGGGCATCTCGTCACCGGACACGTCGACGACGTCGGTGTGCTCGAATCGCGTCGCGATGAAGGGGATTGGTCCACCTGCTGGTTTCGTTTCCCCGAGGCGTTGAGCGGGCAACTTGTCTCCAAGGGCTCGATCACCATCGACGGCGTCAGCCTCACCGTCGTCAATGTGGAAGCGGAACGCTTCAGCGTCGCGCTTATCCCGCACACGCTCGGCGTCACCACGCTCGGCCGTCTTGTGCCGGGCGATGTTGTGAATCTCGAAACCGATTTAATCGGCAAGTATGTAGAGAAGCAATTCGCTTTGCGCGAGCCACGCCACACTAGCCTGTAG